Sequence from the Camarhynchus parvulus chromosome 1, STF_HiC, whole genome shotgun sequence genome:
GTTTGTCCTCATCCCTATTGACCCCCACTGAAgggccagcagtggctgcatACAAATATTATTAACAAGCCCAAATGTGGGTTTTACACTGAAGAGAGGACAGAAGACTGGGAGGGAACACGAGGATGAGCCTGAGTCCTGCAGCTCAGTGCACGCACTGCTGATGTGTGATGGTGTCATGGGGATGGATGAAGAACAAAAATGGGAGGAGACAACACAACTCAATGCCCTCAGGAGCCAGCGTCCAGAAAAGATGGCctcaaaagagaaggaaagacaTCAGCAGATGCCAAGAAATTCAGTAGTTTTCTTGCAGTGTCCTCTGTCTCTACTTCCCCTTCATGCTTCTTCTGAGAAGTTTGTAGGTGCGTTTCAGGGGTGGAAATGGGGCTCAtgagtgcagctgctgcttgaaCACTGGAGTCCTTCGCCCATTACTCAGTGTTTAGGCACAAAGATTTGCTCATGTGAAACATGAGGCTGGCTTTTTGAAAGCTCTAGTTAGAAAAGGAAACCAAATCCTACCCCAGAGAACGGAAGTTGCATTAACAGAGAGAAACGAGAGATTTTGTCCCTCATTTCTGAGTTGCTGGCTTAGATCTGgctctctgcaggctctgggggGTCCTCAATCCAGATTCCAAACCCCAATGTAATTTTGCTTAGTTTTAATGTATGGGCTTGGCATCTTGAATCAGGCCCTTTTTGCTATGAGCCAAGAGAACCCTGTTCTTACAGTGCTTGGATGGATGCTTCATCTAACCCCAAGCAAATTCATTTAGTCAGTAAGGCTGCTAAGGAAACACCTCCAGAACACAAGGGAAGGCATCTCATGAGGAGGACAGGTTACCAATCTTCAAGGAATTAAAAACATgcagtgagaaaaaaaccatttgGAAGGCTTCAAGAACAATAACATTTGCTAGGAAAAACCTTGCTAAAggtcctgcctgtgctggaaaaTAGACTTGATGACCAAAGACACTGAATGCCTTTACTTcataaaagttttctttcagtaaTTCTGAGGAACcaattttgtgctttttctagGCAAAAAGCCTTGGTTGCTACTGGACAAAAGACAGTAGAAGATGCAGTAAAATGGTAAGTACCTGTGATTTCTAAGGGGTGCCTTCACATTAAAGCTGCCTAAAAATCCTTGCTGATGCGCTCATCCTGTTGCTGATTTTGAAGTTAGGtgccataaaaaaaaaccaacaaacctgaatttgagaatttttttccatttatttcactcagagatagaaatatttatatttgtgctTATTCTGGGACACAAGGTAACTTGCAGAAGGTCCAGgtaaattaaaaacaagcagCTACTGTTATCAATGAGTCAGTTCACGGGACCAGCTGGTCTGGTCTGAAAATCCTCCTCACCTTTGTCTCCTGAGAGAAAGGAacaaggaaagagggaaaattttTGTAAACCCATGGCTGCACTTAGAAACACATGCAGAAACCACAACTGAAGGGGAACAGAAAGGCCAACCACAAATTAGGGTGAAAGGCTGATGGTCAGAGGGAGGTATTATTACAATTTAAATAACTTGTCAGTTTTGAATGCCACAAAGCTTTCTCCTCTCTACCAAGACTCTCACAGAGTGAGAGTGTCATTCGTGTGCtgattactgattttttttgttgttgttttaattcACCTTCACATTAAATACAGTCTTTCCTTACACtttcttttgccttcttttttccttttttttccttggttcagttgcttttatcttttttctacaattttcttttcttttacaaaaagcCAGAGGAGGCATTTGAGAATGGCATAttctttccaaataatttttttttcagggatgcCACCACACTTCCCAGCAGCCATTCCCAATCCAACAGCTGCAAAGACAAACATACATCACGTGAAAGACGTGGTGAATGATATCAAATGGAATATAAATTTCTGGCCTTTCCTGTGTGTTTCTGATTTGTCTTGCTAACTTTTCCTAGGGCTGAATAATAAGGCTCATTCTGAGTAGTTTTTTAATCTTcagctggttttaattttgtcaTTCTTCAACATGTTCCACCCAttgcctttttcctcctccagctctctgTTTCCAGTcatgaaaaaggggaaaaaaccccacaaaccctaAATagttatttcttgttttctcttattttcctgAGATTCCCACAGACTTGTACCAAAGCTGTCTGCATCCTAGGAAacactgtccctgctgcacagctggctGACACTGACAGAAGTAAAGGCACATGACAAAATGTAAAGCAGtcaaaaaacaagcagaaaaaaaatttctcagttATTTAGTGCTGTGGAGAAAAAACTGAGCTTTaacttcagcttttcatttgaaagaaaataaaactgtatttcctttttgtgaTCTCTGTTATAGAGTGTGGTAATGTTCCTTACTCAGGGTCACCaaaatgtggtggtgttcacaggggtcccaggacaagggaagagacaagaatcttgattccatgtttcagaaggctgatttactattttattatatatattatattaaaataaaattatatattaaaactatactaaaagaatagaagaaaggatttcatcagaaggctagcaaggaatagaaaagaatggaatgataataaaatcttgtgactgatcAGGGAGTCTGAGACAGccagactgtgattggccattaattaaaaacaaccgcgtgagaccaatcaaagatccacctgttgcattccacagcagcagataaattattgtttacatttcgtttctgaggcctctcagcttctcaggagaaaaagatcctagcaaaaggatttttcataaaatgtgtctgtgacaataGAGGCCTTCAGCCATAGGAAACCAGAGCAGTGCACACACTCATTCTCAGTGTTATCCTCTTGATTTCAGGCTGCATTCCCACTGCAATGACCCCTCCCTGGCTGACCCAATCCCCCAGGAATATGCCCTCTACTTGTGCCCCCAGGGCCGCCTGCACAGCCGCCTGCAGGACTTCTGGAGGAAGAGCAAGCACCAGTGCGGCAAGAACAGAGCCCACGAGGTCTTCCCGCACGTCACCCTCTGCGACTTCTTCACGGTGAGGCAAGGACAGTGCAAGGGTCGGGTTTCAGCTGGGTGATGTTTTGTGAAACTGGGCCACCTGCTGTTGTCTGACACCAGGACTTGTTGGTGATCAAATAACATGACCCAGGTCCAGGCACGTTGCTCAGTGTCTGAATGATGCTTTGTAGGAGCATCGAGGGGTAGGACGGTCGGGACagatggagatgagagatctctgcagccaggtcatggaacttggggtttattgcaaagggcctgggtgcagggccctgctgggagctgccagccacagctcagagcaggcccaagggaagagaggggtagagaggatGAGAAGGTAAGAGCGGCAAGAGAGCAAAAGCacaagagagtaaaaggggtaagagagcgaagttcccattacaatacaataaatcttcttctgtgttgaatattctgattctcactaaccaatctagtacaacatacaaatcctatagcatttacatacagcctataagaatcactacattaccatactgtgttacattttaaaccctaaaaactcctctttggaccccttctgccaagctagtggggtctgctctgacccttggacctgtctgcaagcagagggtgttgtttcatcaaaaggggattaccttcagccagccacaccattgttttccagttgttcagtaactaaggcatctcaaagcttgctttcatttcaatctcacttatagtttccatattctcaaaatcttttgccaggcaatcatatttataaggctttcctgtttcatcttccccaacaatGCTTAATGTCTGAGTGATGATTAATGTCTGAGTAATGCTTAATCTCTGAGTGCTGCTGAATGTTTGGGTCACAGTTAATGTTTGAGCTGGATGTTTCAGGGTAGCTGGCAGTAGGTACTGGaatcagatttatttcatttcctgagcctttcattttctttgctcaGTCATCTTGCTTTTTCCATATTTAAGAAAatctctgcctgctcagcacagtGTTTCAAAGAACATGGTTGTTTCCAGTGCCATTTTGGTAGATCCATCTagagcagccctgtgcagtCCAGCAGCTGTCAGGCTTCCATGTGTCCATTGCTGCATGAATTTAGGATGATAAAccttcccagccagggctgcagtggctgccatcagccagctgtgcagcagggacagtgtTATCCTAGGATGCAGACAGCTTTGGTACAAGCCTGTGGGAAtctcaggaaaatatttgcCTTCCCTAGAGAGCCCCACCAGCAGGTCACTGCTATGGTGGTGTGTCCCAgattttactctttttattAAAGCTGAAGATTTTGTGAAATCCTTTGTGATGTCCAGCGCTGGACTGGTCTGTAAAAACTCTGGAGCCTCTTGGAATCCAGTTTTAGCATGTTGACAGTGAAACACATGAACATCAGCTGTGTCTGGGATGTGCTGAAACAGGCTTAGGCTAGAGCAGCTGGGCAACACTTACTTTGTTCCTCATACTTTTGTGTTAAACCATCAAGTGCTTCCTTCCCTCTAAGGATGGGCCATCTCAACCTTGCCAAAAAGTAGAGACAGTGAAAATAAGACTGTTTTGTTGCAAAATACTGAGTGGTGCCCTGTGACCATTAAACACAATCATACAGAACAAAAATCATTCATTAATAATGAATGCCATGCTCTTGGGAGGCATCAAGTTTAAAGGCCCGTCTGGAAGAGACGACTGCATTGCAACCCTCACCTTGCACATCTCAATAAAGGACTGTAGGATAACAATAACACAAATTCCTGCTTAGAATTGAAGAAGGAAATCATGATCCCTGTTTCATTTCAGACTGGTTCCTGCAGACCTGACAGGTGgtaaaatattttggctttttcctaCCCAAGCTAGATAAACCTTGGGTTGAAGGCTCCATCTCCTGTTATAGAACCAGGACACTGTGCTGATCCAGCTGCCAAATACTGCTGGGTTTAATGCCAGGGGTTTCAGGCAAATTCCTAggtattttgtgtttctcaggAAGTTTATAGCCCCACAGTTTTCTGGCAGTGCTGTATGACAGAGGCTACAACACTGGCTGTGAGCTGGTGCGTGaagcctgctcctcctctgttttctttcagtgtgaAGACCAGAAAGTGGAATTATTGTATGATGTCTTAAAGAAAGTGGGTGACAGCTTTTCCCAGATCTTTCCACCATCCATTTCTCTAACACTACATGCATCTCCCAGCTACATTGGCTTCTTCATTGATGACAGCCAGGCAAATGTCCTCAAAGACTTTGCTGTGGCATTCTCAACAGAGGCTTCAGCCCTGGCAGGTAGGACCAACACCGGGGGAAAATTGGAGGGTTGTAGCACAAATGTGTAGCCACAATACTGAAAACATTCCCTGTGTCTCCAGGGGAGCTTAGATATGTTTTCCTACCAGCTAACAGCCTTTGCTCCTACAGATTTGAAAGCAGAGTAGTAGAGGAGCATATTTTAATCTTTGAAGACTCAGCACTTTTGCCTagaagctgaaataattttgtgtgcAACTCAGCAGGTGATTGATCAGGATATCCGAGATGGGCAGGGACATAACACATCCCAAATTTCACCCTCATGGTGCTGTGGCCCAGCTTGAACTCAGAAGAGGAAAGTTATTGCAGAAGacttcagcaaaatattttatttattttagaatatacAAATGTTGTAAAGTTTGTAAATGGCCTGGCTGCATTCCTAGGAACAGGGCCTAATACCCTTTCCAAGGGAAACTGCATCACCAGTGGAGActgggggggcacagccccaccagAGCTTTGTCTGGGAGAAATTAGTTCAGTACACCTCTAGGCTGGGAGAGGAAATCCAACCatgataatttctttttcctcacagaTGAAGCCAGGAAGCAAATCCAGTCCACATTTGTGAATGATTTTGGCATAATTAAAACCATGACACCTTTCAAAACCATTATTCAGTAGATCTGCTCTACCACTTATTACTGTGATATTTCCTACATCATGCAAATTGTGTAGGATGAAACAAGAGGAGTTTTAAATGACCTTTGTTCCTATGCTGTGCTGTGATTGTTTCATCCCTAGACTGCCACGTGAAGCCCTCCTTGAAGCAGTTCCACCTTACCTTGGCTCACAGGTTTTATCCTCACCACCAGAAGACTTTGGAACAATTGGCCAAATGCATTAACCCAGGGGAGCCCTGCCAGTGGGTGGCTGCTCTCTATTCACGGGACATGCGCTTTGTGTATTACCAGGTACTGGAATCAGATCTATTTCATCTCCTGagcctttcattttctttgctagAGTCATCTTGCCTTTTCCATCCTTAAGAAAATCTCTGCTTGCTCAGCACAGTGTTTCAAAGAGCATGGTTGCTTCCAGTGCCATTTTGGGCTGAAAAACTGCACTCCTGAATCAGTAGATAATACCTTTATTTTGGTAGGTTCCTTGACCTGTATGTCTCAAAATATAATTCcaaaccacagggaaaaaaaaacctaatctTACCATGACATGAGAAAATAAGAGACAGGAAATCATGattctttaatattttccagGATTTGTCAGTTTACAGTTTTGCAGCAAAATTCCTTTCAGCAAAATTAGTTTTCTTGATTGTTCCAGCCATGATGAAAACTGCAGCTGAGAGTCAGTTCTCATTGATGATTTTCTGCCTAGCACACTCTTAGTTGAAACCAGTCAACATTCTTTCAGTTCTCATTTCcaattttaaattacagaatgTTCAACAGCTTTTTGTCAAATCAGTAAATCACTTTGTCACAAGTCTCATGTTGGATTTTAGTCACACTCAGGAGAGCTGCAAGCAATCACAAAAATAGGTCAGATCTATGTTCGCTTTCAAATAAAAGCAGTTAGAGAAggagaaatgtatttttgtgaaaatcaaGTGCCTGTTTTTAAACATATTGTATGTGTGGTagttcttccttttctgttggaatctgaaatgcagggaatTCTCTGAACTTTGGGCCTGGAAGCCAAAGaattaaacacagaattttgtctgagaccttggaaaaggcttccaaacATAGATGCTAGAAGCAAGAATATGGATTTATAGTTTAAAGTGGAGATACATTAAGTAGAGgaaagtttagagttttagagtttaagatagagaaaaaatgaagtaaGTTACAAAGGTAAACAAGTTTAGAATGCAGCACTGTAGGTTTGTGTGTCATAACATGATTGGTTAAGAAAGCTCACGCTGTAGCATGAGCccataagacaaaatatttaaggattgggtcaaaaacataaatatccttgttggcagtgttttattggtCAACAGATCCTTAAAAGGTCTTGTAAGTAGAGGTCTTGTAACCGTCTGAACCATGAACGAAAGATATGAGCTACACACCCTTCCTGCCTgtgtagaagaaaaataaatcacatcatCTAAAAAATTTGAGGTCCCATCTCGAATTCTTTCCAAAACCCCCACACTTTTCCTCTGCCAAAGTGCCACTacagagcaggctgcagagtGGAAAACAGAGCTGGTTCCAAAGTGCCACTacagagcaggctgcagagtGGAAAACAGAGCTGGTTCTGCGTCCAGGAGAGGCGAACAACcatgccctgagcagctgcagcccggGGCACACCCTGACCCTGCTGTGTGTCCCCGCAGAGGCTGAGGGCCCTCTTCCAGTACAAGCCCCAGAACACTGATGAGCTGATGATCAACCCTGGGGACTTGATCTACGTGGATCCAAGGCAGCAGAGCGAGGCCGGCGAGGGCTGGGTGATCGGCACCTCGCACCGCACCGGCTGCAGGGGCTTCCTGCCCGAGAACTACACCGAGAGAGCCTTCGAGTCAGACACCTGGGTCAAGCACAGGTAATTTCATGGCTGTGCCTTTCCTTGGCAGTTCCTCCTGGCTGGGAATCCTGAGGGTCTGGGTGGGATGCTGGGACACCTTCTGAGAGAAAAGAGGCAGGACACAAACCTGCAGGCATGCAGAGTTCGTAagttcagctgctccagggatgaCCCCTGATCACTCTCGAAGAACCTGAACGCCCTAATGAATTTTGAAAGAGCACAttctgccagggcaggctcagccttCATCATGGCTCTctgctctcttctttttttctcctcatttcaaGGGCTGGTAAAGTTAGCTTGAAATGAAACCACACAAAGGTTGCTCCACCACCTTGGCACCACCCTTATCTTGTTGATGTGCCCTGCATCAGAAGGCACCTGTCTGGCTTCCTGCACTTCATTTTGCAGCTGAcattctgcagcacagctgatgcTACTTGTAGATTAGAGCTGATTTTTCTAAGCTGGGAAGTTTTGGTGCACTTCTTGATGTCTCAGAGAAAGGGAGGAGGCCACCAGGTAGTTATTTCCTGCTTGAAGGTCCCACTTTGGCAGGGTTACACTCAATATACACCATCAGTTCCTCATATTTTAACCTCATTTTTATGGGGAATATTCTAAATGAACAGCAAAGCGATGAGCTAGATTGCAAGAGTGCAAAAAATATTGAATGGAACATGAATCCTGACTTGCTGGTCCTGTAAATAACATCATGACTCAAAAGTCTCTTCTATTTGTCtgcctgtgtgtttgtgtgtgcgtgtgtgtgttgcttctgctttttctaCAGGGAATATGTTTTTGACACAGCTTCAAGATCCTtcaccaaaacagaaaaggaaccCAGTGTAAAGCCAAATGGGGAAGCCCATAACCTCAGTATGTCAAGGGGTGTAACCAATGCTGTTTCTCTTCAGGTAAtagttttttccatttctcatctTTGCCACATGCTTTGGCAAACATGCTACTAATTCATGGCATTTAGTAAATTTAGTAgtatcttccttttcctccctcataTTTTCATGTTGTGTTGTACATTTATAcacacagttttatttattatattgtaCACttacatacacatacacactcATACTGTATTGTATCATATCTCataggggttttttaatgtatatgATGTATATCACACTTATCTTTCATAAATCTTTCCCTGTTCCTGTCAGAGTAGCACAACAAATGAGTTCTCTGCTCAGGTTTCTCTGAGCACAGCCTCAGTGGGTATGGAGACAAGTCTGGCAGGTGAGACACAGGCACAACCTCCCTGACTTCCACATGGCTTCAGGCAGAGTAAATAAATCAGAATTAGGATCACTGTTCACAGCTGCTCTTACATGTGGATTCTATGGATGTCATCTTGGAGGTTTCCATGGCCCCCAGATGACATTTAAATgttcaattttcttctttattttcagatatGTAGCTAGTGCAGATAACAGCACAGAACAGGTAGCTGGAGTGGTTAGCAGCACTGGTAGGATCACATTTTTCACCCAGGTCCAAAATCTACAGGTATCAATTTTTCCCATGTCCACTGGTATTCTGGTAGGAAGAGCAAAACAAATAAGGACTCTGATTTTTTCCTACTGCACATTTGCACCTGAGTTGCCTTTTTGCCTCTGTCAGAGATGCCAAGATGCATTTTCAGCACAGACATGCCTCAGAAACCCCTTTagcttgctgtgctgggcaaTAACCCTGGGCTGGTTTGTGCTAACATCGGAGGAACTGAGGTCACCTTGAGGGAGTTTCCATCCTGGGGCCTCCATACACCATCTGTATGACTGTAAGAACTTTCTGAACAAGTCACACGTCCTTCCTCTGGCTCTCGGCCTCTCTTATCCAGGTCAGATCTCGGGCAGAGCCAAGGTTTGGCCTGAGAAATGCGTTTTGCAGAAGGGCACATCTCCAGTCTAGAGTTTCCCTGGCCTCTGGGTTCCTCtcaaggagaagaggaagacCACAAAATCTTGAGTTTATACTCTGGTCTTGTGGCACTTGACGGGTGTTTCGTGGCAGAATTGCAAGTATTTAACAGAATGTATGAACATCAACCTCAAACAACTTCTTAAGAGTTCCCTTCTCTGttgcagaaaatgcagagcacttaattcagtgctgcagcactgttAACAGTGCTGTTTTAAACAGTAAAActgttttaaagttttaaaacctTTGACCTGTTTCTTCTCATCTTCTCATCTTCTCATTTGTATTTAATGTGCATTGTATACTAACCCCAAACTACTTCAAATTTATTTGTAATTCCATGCAGTCTGAGTAAAAAAAGTGGCCTTGTAGGAGATCTGGGTTCACTGTTGATTTGGCCACACAGTTATGAAAATGTAGAAGTAGTATTTTCActgggaaaagaaggagaagcTTGGTGTTAGTCCTGGTGTAGAAAAGGGCATTACCAGTCAGATCTTAGctaattttctgatttttgtttatatCACCCATATGATATAAGTTAAAGTTATGATTCCTTCCCACACTGAGGTTAAAAGATCTGTTACCAGCACTGCTTTTCACTTGTGCTAACACAGAATTAGAACCTGCAGCCCATGAGGGTCAGGGATGTGACCTTTGACAGGACAAGAGCCACAgcaggggaggttcaggctggatctcaggaagaattttccactgaaaagaTGGTCAAGCATTGAACAGACTTCCCAGGGAGGTGTCAAGTCACCAAACCTGGAAGTGTACAAGAAACAACTGGATGTAgcactcagtgctgtgcttgAGTTACAGCGTGCTGGTCAGTCAAAGTTTAgactcaaaaatcccaaaggtcttttccaaccttaatgattttatgattctctttcatttttcatcagtGGAGAACCAGTCAGACTTATCACTGTCCTAAGGACAGGGATCCATTCTGCTGTCTCTTCTCCAGGAAtccaggcttttcctgcaggTTGTTGATAACATCCTTATGAAACTCCCTTTTCCCAGAACGCTGCCCTGAGGAGAGGGGTGCTGGTGATGAGCCACGGGGAAAGAGTGGATCAGGTCTTTGGCAAGTCTTGGCTTCAGCAGTGCCTGACTGCAGATGGTGAGTAAGGGAACAGGAGGATCTTCAAAAACCAGGGCCAAACCCAATTAACCCCAGGGATGGGTAGAAGAGATTGAATCTTTGTGTAAATGGTAACAGTGCAAGTCAGGCACAGTGCTGCTTCAACCTGCACATAACCAGGTCAAAGTGTCCTAAAGTCCTTCATGTTTATGGTCCctaaattcagattaaaaaagctcttgtgctgctgctggaagtgtgTCTCACTGTACATGAACAAATCACAGGAGCACCCTCATCACCTCTCATTATGTGGTTCTTGTCAGACCCCTCCACCTTTCTGGGCCTGGGTCAGAATTATGGGCTCTTGATCAGAGTCACACTATGTCAGTAGTCCAACCTGAGCAGTCTGTGGTGGAAATGAAATGTCAGCACTGAcctaaataaaaatctgaatttcctctctgtctctcaaaaaataaaaagaaaaaggtatgTTTTCAGGTGAAGAAAACTGACCCAAAACAGGGAAATGTGTgtcaggaggaaggaagggaacaAGAAGGTGGGAGTTCACAAGTGAGAGGTTTATGCTGAAAGTCTGCCTTGCTATGCTGGAGATTCCCCATGTTTAGTGCATGGAATCCACAAAGCAGATAAGGAGAGTGGTACCATATAGCTGTATAATCAATAAtcaattgttttcattttgattcagtggaaatgttttttcagtaattttggCAACTGTAAAAGAATATAGATAGGGAGTcagtttttgtttctcttgatTCCCACAAAGCCAAATTCCCCTGATTTCCtgttcttcctctcctcctccccatttGCTCCTTCTGAGCTTGAAGAAGAGGGGCTGTTCTCTTAGGACAGGTAATTTCCCAAACCAGTGTTGTGACCTTAAAACATGCCCACTTTAAGGTAATAGCACTGGCTGCTGTTCATCAGTGAGACACTGACTGtctgtaaaacaaacacaacccagctgctgcctcccttgTGCCACAGCAAAATGTCCTGCCTTGTTTCAGGGAAATACTACAGAGCAGATCTGaactttccctcctccctgccgAGGCAGAAAGACAGCATGAAGCAGTTTGAATGTGATCCTCCTTTATCTTGCTGTGGTATTTTCCAGTCAAGGCTTATAGGTAAGCTGGTTATTATCCTCCTGCAAATGTAAGGTTTGGGAAGCAGGCTGTCATCATCTGCCAAAGCTCATGCTGGCCTTGTAGCAGAAAAATCTCCTGCCAGCACTCAGTTGTGGCCACAATTCTCTGTGGGCAACCACTGCAATATCTTCTTGAATAGTAAAACAGAGAACACAGCTGATTACTTGTCTTGAGACCCCCTCTGCCAGTTCCTGGAGGAACCAGAAcactccctgtgccctgctgcttgTCTGCCTTGTGCAGTTGTCCCTGAGTGGACAGTGAGGGGTGAAGGGGCTGGCCAGAGGAAACAGCTCCATGGTCAGCACAGTGTGGTCACCTCACTGCAGGAGGATGGGTGGTGTGGGTTAGGCTGACTCAATTCACTCACCAGATGAAGTTGTTTGTGCTCCCTGAGCAAGAGGCATGACTGTGAAAGTGCTGGTCTGCTGCAATTGCTTGTCTCTGATGGTTCAGATTTATGGAGACAGCCACATGCCTAACTGCTGTTTGCAGATTTGAGGTGAATCTTCTGTAATTATCTTTCCAACACTCATTTTAGAATTGATGTTTCCACTAGAATGAGCTTTCTAATGAGCTCAATCAGCAGACAATGGGAAAAATTAATAGAAAGGGACTGTCAATATATCCCATGTTGATGAAATTGCAAAGTTCTGAGCTGTTTTTTTGCAGAAAGTGTTTTGGAGTAATTTCTCATCTGTCACACTTTGCTGTTGCCATCCAGGggaagctctgctggagcaggaggtgacagtCAGCTCCGTGTACTcgtcccctgccctgtgctgcgTGCAGACAGCTCAGCAT
This genomic interval carries:
- the UBASH3A gene encoding ubiquitin-associated and SH3 domain-containing protein A isoform X2; translation: MAVAEAQLYSKVSNKPRGRGTSALLEPLLAKGFPAHLAQKALVATGQKTVEDAVKWLHSHCNDPSLADPIPQEYALYLCPQGRLHSRLQDFWRKSKHQCGKNRAHEVFPHVTLCDFFTCEDQKVELLYDVLKKVGDSFSQIFPPSISLTLHASPSYIGFFIDDSQANVLKDFAVAFSTEASALADCHVKPSLKQFHLTLAHRFYPHHQKTLEQLAKCINPGEPCQWVAALYSRDMRFVYYQRLRALFQYKPQNTDELMINPGDLIYVDPRQQSEAGEGWVIGTSHRTGCRGFLPENYTERAFESDTWVKHREYVFDTASRSFTKTEKEPSVKPNGEAHNLSMSRGVTNAVSLQNAALRRGVLVMSHGERVDQVFGKSWLQQCLTADGKYYRADLNFPSSLPRQKDSMKQFECDPPLSCCGIFQSRLIGEALLEQEVTVSSVYSSPALCCVQTAQHVLQGLKLNQKVRIRVEPGLFEWTKWEASRAIPKFMTVAELVEASYDIDTSYRGNFPLSSLVPSESYEDYVSRSSAVIKHIISACPCKGRGVILVVGHGSSLAPLTRALTGLPSRDSRDFVQMVQKIPALGMCFCEEQKEENKWQMVNPPVKTLTHGANAAFNWRNTIMED
- the UBASH3A gene encoding ubiquitin-associated and SH3 domain-containing protein A isoform X1, with the protein product MAVAEAQLYSKVSNKPRGRGTSALLEPLLAKGFPAHLAQKALVATGQKTVEDAVKWLHSHCNDPSLADPIPQEYALYLCPQGRLHSRLQDFWRKSKHQCGKNRAHEVFPHVTLCDFFTCEDQKVELLYDVLKKVGDSFSQIFPPSISLTLHASPSYIGFFIDDSQANVLKDFAVAFSTEASALADCHVKPSLKQFHLTLAHRFYPHHQKTLEQLAKCINPGEPCQWVAALYSRDMRFVYYQRLRALFQYKPQNTDELMINPGDLIYVDPRQQSEAGEGWVIGTSHRTGCRGFLPENYTERAFESDTWVKHREYVFDTASRSFTKTEKEPSVKPNGEAHNLSMSRGVTNAVSLQVSQNAALRRGVLVMSHGERVDQVFGKSWLQQCLTADGKYYRADLNFPSSLPRQKDSMKQFECDPPLSCCGIFQSRLIGEALLEQEVTVSSVYSSPALCCVQTAQHVLQGLKLNQKVRIRVEPGLFEWTKWEASRAIPKFMTVAELVEASYDIDTSYRGNFPLSSLVPSESYEDYVSRSSAVIKHIISACPCKGVILVVGHGSSLAPLTRALTGLPSRDSRDFVQMVQKIPALGMCFCEEQKEENKWQMVNPPVKTLTHGANAAFNWRNTIMED